A single Acaryochloris thomasi RCC1774 DNA region contains:
- a CDS encoding dynamin family protein, with amino-acid sequence MSNTVASKTFLQDLGRVAQARQHIAGHLSEMSQAIQQAERAAEQGSGQLGLERDIEDISRASQNLKQGVFRLLVLGDMKRGKSTFLNALIGENLLPSDVNPCTALLTILKYGAKKQVTVHFKNGSSPEQLDFQNFKERYTIAPEEAKEWAAKNQQAFPDVSHAVVEYPLALLEKGVEIVDSPGLNDTEARNELSLGYINNCHAVLFVLRASQPCTMAERRYLENYMKERGLSIFFLINAWDQVKESLIDPDDVEELQAAESKLRKVFQTHLASYCQVEETDLYHERVFEISALKALRKRLKDTDAQLEGTGFPAFMGALNTFLTEERAVSELRQARTIARQARERVADSVDRRIPLLDQDVTELKQLISSVEPEFGQLVGIRDQFQGEIHRLRDRKSRQIADSFRDYVFGLEQTFEEDFLKYQPPSLKILDIFNQDKRSALDAALKQAFQQYVNDKFFAWTLQAEKDLGTAFDDLSKEAIKYGASYQSILDQITEKLTGRPIEPRHTKAVTEEESSPAWAKWAMGLYSLASGNITGVAMLAGGFDFKSVALNIMTVGSIAIVSGAVFGIMLGPISLALLGFGVGVLQAEQARKELVKATKRELVKHLPQVAQEQWQPIYSAVQECFNSYELEVIPRLNDDIQSRQQELDNLVQQKESREIHRDTELKRLNTLKQTVATECRGVETVYEALLAG; translated from the coding sequence ATGAGTAATACCGTCGCCTCCAAAACATTTTTGCAAGACTTAGGCCGCGTTGCCCAAGCCCGTCAACACATTGCGGGACACCTAAGCGAAATGTCTCAAGCCATCCAGCAGGCAGAACGAGCCGCAGAGCAGGGGTCAGGACAGCTTGGCCTAGAGCGAGACATTGAAGACATTAGTCGGGCCAGTCAAAATCTAAAGCAGGGCGTTTTTCGGCTGCTGGTGTTAGGCGATATGAAACGGGGTAAAAGTACATTTCTCAATGCGCTGATTGGCGAGAATCTGCTGCCCAGCGACGTTAATCCCTGTACGGCTCTGCTGACCATCCTGAAATACGGGGCTAAAAAGCAGGTAACGGTGCATTTCAAGAACGGCAGCAGTCCTGAACAGCTTGACTTTCAGAACTTTAAGGAACGCTATACCATCGCCCCTGAAGAAGCGAAGGAATGGGCGGCGAAGAATCAGCAGGCTTTCCCTGATGTCAGCCATGCCGTCGTGGAATATCCTCTAGCATTGCTGGAGAAAGGCGTGGAGATTGTCGATAGTCCTGGCCTTAACGATACGGAGGCCCGCAATGAGCTATCGCTGGGTTATATCAATAACTGCCATGCGGTTTTGTTTGTGTTGCGGGCCTCTCAACCCTGCACGATGGCCGAGCGCCGCTATCTAGAAAATTATATGAAGGAACGCGGTCTCTCGATCTTTTTCTTAATTAACGCTTGGGATCAGGTCAAAGAAAGTCTGATCGATCCTGATGATGTTGAGGAGCTACAGGCGGCTGAATCAAAGCTGCGAAAGGTTTTTCAGACCCATCTTGCATCTTACTGTCAGGTGGAGGAGACTGATCTCTACCATGAGCGTGTGTTTGAAATCTCGGCTCTCAAGGCATTGAGAAAACGACTGAAAGATACCGATGCACAATTAGAGGGAACAGGTTTTCCGGCTTTTATGGGCGCGCTTAATACCTTTTTGACAGAGGAGCGAGCGGTGTCAGAACTGCGTCAGGCGCGGACGATTGCACGACAGGCACGGGAACGGGTCGCAGACTCAGTGGATCGTCGGATTCCGCTTCTAGATCAAGATGTGACAGAACTCAAGCAGCTTATTAGTTCTGTGGAGCCAGAGTTTGGACAGTTGGTAGGCATCCGCGATCAGTTTCAGGGAGAGATTCATCGGCTGCGAGATCGCAAGTCTCGTCAAATAGCAGATTCTTTCCGGGACTACGTGTTTGGCCTTGAACAAACCTTTGAAGAAGATTTTCTCAAGTATCAGCCGCCTAGCCTCAAAATCTTAGATATCTTCAATCAGGACAAACGTTCAGCCCTAGATGCGGCCCTAAAGCAAGCCTTTCAGCAGTACGTCAACGACAAGTTTTTTGCCTGGACGCTCCAAGCAGAGAAGGACTTGGGCACAGCCTTTGATGATCTGTCGAAAGAAGCAATCAAGTATGGTGCTTCCTATCAAAGTATTCTGGATCAGATCACCGAAAAGTTAACCGGACGCCCCATTGAACCGCGTCATACCAAAGCCGTAACCGAGGAAGAGAGTTCCCCCGCCTGGGCAAAATGGGCAATGGGTCTCTATTCTCTAGCTTCCGGCAATATCACCGGAGTCGCAATGCTAGCGGGAGGCTTTGACTTCAAAAGCGTCGCCCTCAACATCATGACTGTGGGCAGTATTGCCATTGTATCCGGCGCTGTGTTTGGGATTATGCTGGGTCCAATTTCCCTAGCACTGCTAGGCTTTGGGGTCGGAGTTCTACAAGCCGAACAGGCTCGCAAGGAGCTGGTCAAAGCGACAAAGCGAGAACTGGTGAAGCATTTACCCCAGGTGGCCCAGGAGCAGTGGCAGCCCATCTACAGCGCGGTGCAGGAGTGCTTCAACAGCTATGAGCTAGAGGTGATTCCCCGCCTGAATGACGATATTCAATCTCGGCAACAGGAACTGGATAATCTGGTGCAGCAGAAAGAATCCCGAGAGATCCATCGTGATACAGAACTGAAGCGCCTCAACACTCTCAAGCAAACGGTAGCAACTGAATGTCGAGGGGTGGAGACTGTCTATGAAGCGCTTTTGGCAGGATAG
- a CDS encoding class I SAM-dependent methyltransferase has product MPNIEPDTHNATLCQLIAQRISEQPQQRITFADYMDWVLYEPEQGYYATNAVQIGIQGDFFTAPHLGPDFGELLAEQFFQMWQYLDGPSSFTLVEMGAGQGLIAIDVLRHLQRCAAVDTNYADFWTALEYIIVEKAAALIAEQKHHLQAFWEEIHKVKWLTLAEIPPSSITGCLFSNELVDALPIHQIVIKERELLEIYVQTGKTPDVAAEQPIFQEQHGQPSTPELAAYLDWMEIDLTQLPEGYRSEINLAALDWLSEAAKKLKQGYLLTIDYGYSAEKYYNPARQQGTLQCYRHHASHGDPYQYVGRQDITSHVNFTALERHGETLELENLGRTQQGLFLMALGLGNRLVTNNNTADLTQLSDVLRRRDAIHSLMNPLGLGGFQVLIQGRDINTHQQKQELKGLQARLI; this is encoded by the coding sequence ATGCCCAATATTGAACCCGACACCCATAATGCCACGCTCTGCCAACTCATTGCTCAGCGTATCAGCGAGCAACCCCAGCAGCGAATTACCTTCGCTGACTACATGGACTGGGTGCTTTATGAACCAGAACAGGGCTACTACGCCACTAACGCCGTCCAGATTGGCATACAAGGCGACTTCTTCACCGCCCCCCACCTGGGCCCAGACTTCGGTGAACTACTCGCAGAACAATTTTTTCAAATGTGGCAATATCTGGACGGTCCAAGCTCATTCACATTAGTAGAAATGGGGGCAGGCCAAGGACTGATCGCCATAGATGTGCTGAGGCATCTACAGCGCTGTGCTGCAGTAGACACAAACTATGCTGATTTTTGGACAGCTCTAGAATACATAATTGTGGAAAAGGCCGCAGCGCTGATTGCTGAGCAAAAGCACCACCTCCAAGCCTTCTGGGAAGAAATTCATAAGGTAAAGTGGCTGACGCTGGCAGAGATTCCGCCCTCTTCAATCACAGGATGCTTATTCTCCAACGAGCTAGTGGATGCGTTGCCAATCCATCAAATTGTGATTAAAGAGAGAGAACTACTTGAGATCTATGTACAGACCGGTAAAACGCCTGATGTGGCTGCTGAACAACCTATTTTTCAAGAGCAACATGGTCAACCCTCAACACCAGAGCTAGCAGCCTATCTGGACTGGATGGAGATTGACCTCACTCAACTGCCGGAGGGCTACCGCAGCGAGATTAATTTAGCAGCCCTAGATTGGCTGAGTGAAGCCGCCAAGAAACTAAAGCAAGGCTATTTACTAACCATTGATTACGGCTATTCTGCAGAAAAGTACTACAACCCTGCCCGTCAGCAAGGAACACTACAGTGCTACCGTCACCATGCCTCTCACGGCGATCCTTATCAATATGTAGGTCGGCAGGATATTACGAGTCACGTTAATTTCACAGCCTTAGAACGCCACGGCGAAACCCTAGAGTTAGAAAATCTAGGACGAACCCAACAAGGACTATTCTTAATGGCTTTAGGTTTAGGCAATCGCCTAGTCACCAATAACAACACAGCAGATCTGACTCAGCTCTCTGATGTACTGCGGCGGCGTGATGCGATTCATTCTCTGATGAATCCTTTGGGATTAGGCGGTTTTCAAGTATTGATTCAGGGTCGGGATATAAACACACATCAGCAGAAACAGGAATTAAAAGGGCTACAGGCTCGTTTGATATAG
- a CDS encoding alpha/beta hydrolase, whose product MAMQFKKFSFVLRVGFCLAGFFLSWWIVLPASTAFWLPLSIGAPEVSVWLMGINAISLLLCLFSKRTLLSVVLIGCSTLGLLLSSHPLMQLSTTVRTAEAAMQSLGPEYLSTIPAAQQNQFRTRPFIFFDALRGIPQPKVRQLSNIAFAQPEGVPLSMEIYQPPQPGRYPGIVTIYGGAWRRGEPTANRNFNRYIAAQGYVVWAIDYRHAPQHRFPSQLEDVQAALDFIQSHGAEYETDPQQLVMVGRSAGAHLAMLAAYATPQPQIRGVVNYYGPVDLATGYDNPPDPDPIDTRSVLEDFLGSLPSERPDLYRRASPLTYVAEGLP is encoded by the coding sequence ATGGCAATGCAGTTTAAAAAATTTAGTTTTGTGTTGAGGGTTGGGTTCTGTCTGGCGGGATTTTTTTTGAGTTGGTGGATCGTTTTGCCTGCCTCTACTGCCTTTTGGCTGCCACTGAGTATCGGTGCCCCAGAGGTTAGCGTCTGGCTGATGGGGATTAATGCAATCTCACTTCTTCTTTGCCTCTTTAGTAAACGCACCCTACTTTCTGTCGTTCTCATTGGCTGCAGCACCCTCGGTCTCCTGCTCTCTAGCCATCCTCTGATGCAGCTTTCAACAACTGTCCGCACTGCTGAAGCTGCTATGCAGAGTTTAGGCCCAGAATATCTCAGCACCATTCCTGCCGCCCAGCAGAATCAATTTCGGACCCGTCCTTTTATATTCTTTGATGCTCTACGGGGTATTCCGCAACCCAAGGTCCGCCAGCTCTCTAATATTGCCTTTGCCCAGCCCGAGGGTGTTCCTCTTTCTATGGAGATCTATCAGCCTCCACAGCCTGGGCGCTATCCGGGTATTGTGACTATTTATGGTGGCGCTTGGCGACGAGGCGAACCCACCGCCAACCGTAACTTCAACCGCTATATCGCAGCCCAGGGATATGTTGTCTGGGCTATTGATTATCGCCATGCCCCTCAACATCGCTTCCCTAGCCAGCTTGAAGATGTCCAGGCGGCTCTTGACTTTATTCAGAGTCATGGGGCTGAATATGAAACAGATCCCCAACAACTTGTTATGGTCGGTAGATCTGCAGGAGCACATCTAGCCATGCTTGCTGCCTATGCAACCCCTCAGCCACAGATTCGAGGTGTGGTTAACTACTATGGTCCTGTTGATTTAGCGACAGGATACGATAATCCCCCGGATCCGGATCCGATAGATACGCGCTCGGTCCTCGAGGATTTTTTAGGTAGCCTTCCCTCTGAGCGTCCAGATTTATATCGTCGAGCCTCTCCATTGACGTATGTTGCAGAAGGTCTTCCT
- a CDS encoding class I SAM-dependent methyltransferase yields the protein MVFLYTQAQHPLIPKAHSPESDLQLASKISEFRQNYFKTLQSKIEEISCLDLAEEKQGLSYSYFREELDQSPEMQAANQRRSSLQDSLWQQVSEEIGKDRDRLAQEFETYAKNQERLELFPDLKIPVHQLKVDIHRMPGGYLQDKVDDFWQGILYDHGVFLYGQGWLGSLNDELGQTLIHHILQKYYPRLDPKKILDMGCSVGHSTLPYASHYPQAKTWGIDLSSSLLKYANARANALSQEVYFSQQNAEQTKFAGQFFDLVVSHILIHEVPCGARKRIFEESYRLLDKGGVMVHLDSKLFLSPSTHTARYFRDTEVWVNSEPYLASSKFEDFKTYALAAGFSAENFQVLSVPGYYAHQHGNHNPGWAAFCAVK from the coding sequence ATGGTATTTCTGTATACTCAAGCTCAACATCCACTCATTCCTAAGGCTCATTCACCAGAATCAGATTTGCAACTCGCCAGTAAAATCTCAGAGTTCCGTCAGAATTACTTCAAAACTCTTCAAAGCAAAATAGAAGAAATTTCGTGTCTGGATCTGGCAGAAGAGAAACAAGGACTTTCTTACTCTTACTTTCGGGAAGAACTTGATCAATCTCCAGAGATGCAAGCTGCAAACCAACGCCGCAGTTCACTACAGGATAGTCTTTGGCAACAGGTTTCCGAGGAGATTGGCAAGGACCGAGATCGGCTTGCTCAAGAATTTGAGACTTATGCAAAGAATCAAGAAAGATTAGAACTTTTCCCCGACCTTAAAATTCCTGTACATCAATTGAAGGTTGATATCCATAGAATGCCGGGGGGCTATCTTCAGGATAAGGTTGATGATTTTTGGCAAGGGATTCTTTATGACCACGGTGTCTTTCTTTATGGGCAAGGGTGGTTAGGTTCTCTAAACGATGAGTTAGGCCAGACATTAATTCATCATATTTTGCAGAAGTATTATCCAAGACTTGATCCCAAAAAAATTCTCGACATGGGTTGTTCTGTGGGTCATAGCACTCTCCCCTATGCCTCTCACTATCCTCAAGCAAAAACTTGGGGTATCGATCTGAGTTCTTCGCTGCTGAAGTATGCAAATGCTCGAGCAAATGCCCTTAGTCAAGAGGTCTATTTTTCACAGCAAAATGCTGAGCAAACCAAGTTCGCCGGACAATTTTTTGATCTCGTAGTCAGCCATATTTTGATACATGAAGTCCCCTGTGGAGCTAGGAAAAGAATATTTGAAGAGAGCTACCGTTTACTTGATAAAGGTGGGGTAATGGTGCATTTAGACAGCAAATTATTTCTCTCTCCTTCAACTCATACGGCTCGTTATTTTCGAGATACTGAAGTCTGGGTCAATTCTGAGCCATATCTAGCTTCGTCAAAATTTGAAGACTTCAAAACCTATGCATTAGCAGCAGGCTTCTCAGCAGAGAACTTTCAGGTTTTATCTGTTCCGGGTTACTACGCCCATCAGCATGGCAACCATAATCCTGGTTGGGCTGCATTTTGTGCTGTCAAATGA
- a CDS encoding HAD family hydrolase, which translates to MSYLALASDYDGTLATNGYVSGETVAALQRWKASGRSLIMVTGRELKELKAIFPELALFDQVVVENGPVIYEPATGQIQCIAPPPPSVFLEQLEAQGVSPIVVGQVIVATWEPHDQTVLDIISALGIDWQVIRNKRAVMVLPNGINKAAGLRHLLLQMELAPNHVVGVGDAENDLDLLQFCGYGVAVANALPVLKKKADFVTQGERGSGVAELIDRLLIASD; encoded by the coding sequence ATGTCTTACTTAGCTTTGGCGAGTGATTATGATGGTACCTTAGCCACCAATGGGTACGTGAGTGGCGAGACGGTGGCGGCGCTCCAGCGCTGGAAGGCTTCTGGACGATCTCTGATTATGGTGACCGGTCGTGAGCTAAAAGAGCTGAAGGCTATTTTCCCGGAGCTGGCTTTATTTGACCAAGTGGTGGTGGAAAACGGTCCTGTAATCTATGAGCCAGCGACCGGCCAAATTCAATGCATCGCTCCGCCTCCGCCGTCAGTATTTCTCGAACAGTTAGAAGCTCAGGGCGTTTCTCCCATTGTTGTTGGTCAGGTGATTGTTGCCACCTGGGAACCCCACGACCAAACTGTGCTCGATATTATTTCGGCCTTAGGAATAGATTGGCAGGTCATCCGTAATAAGCGAGCCGTTATGGTTTTACCCAACGGCATCAATAAAGCAGCGGGTCTCCGTCACCTTCTTTTACAGATGGAGCTTGCGCCTAACCATGTCGTTGGTGTGGGTGATGCAGAAAACGATCTCGATCTGCTGCAGTTCTGTGGCTATGGGGTTGCCGTTGCTAATGCTCTGCCGGTTCTAAAAAAGAAGGCTGATTTTGTGACGCAAGGAGAACGCGGGTCGGGTGTTGCAGAACTCATTGATCGGCTGCTGATTGCGTCTGATTAA
- a CDS encoding (2Fe-2S) ferredoxin domain-containing protein: MERSQFTDISSFTVQGRLLRLYGKQKKKPKALRVETKQGKYYIHLSKKLRKQGCSGLKKGEWVWITGSLEPKGGRCILKATELRVIAPEIAPSHSTNGAPENSSSPSTQSGKVLICLKSSCVKRGAKGVEKAVETVICDRNLTEDITIKPTGCMGHCKKGPNVVVMPGKQRYQKVKPSDAPRLISQA, translated from the coding sequence ATGGAACGCTCTCAATTTACGGATATTTCTAGCTTCACAGTTCAGGGACGTTTATTGCGCCTGTATGGAAAGCAGAAGAAAAAGCCCAAAGCTCTGCGAGTCGAGACAAAACAGGGAAAGTACTATATCCATCTTTCTAAAAAACTGCGCAAGCAAGGCTGCTCTGGCTTGAAGAAAGGAGAGTGGGTTTGGATCACAGGTTCCCTAGAACCGAAGGGAGGCCGGTGTATCTTGAAGGCAACAGAGCTTCGCGTTATTGCGCCGGAGATCGCCCCCTCCCACTCCACCAACGGCGCGCCTGAAAACTCTAGTTCGCCTTCAACTCAGTCCGGTAAGGTTTTGATTTGCTTGAAGTCGAGCTGTGTGAAGCGTGGCGCAAAGGGAGTTGAGAAAGCGGTTGAGACAGTAATTTGCGATCGCAACCTCACCGAAGACATCACAATCAAGCCCACCGGCTGCATGGGGCACTGCAAAAAAGGTCCGAATGTTGTCGTTATGCCCGGAAAGCAGCGCTACCAGAAGGTCAAACCCAGTGATGCTCCTAGACTGATTTCTCAGGCTTAG
- a CDS encoding dynamin family protein has product MSEIPLVQTLQTAVGLLEGNEELRQQVLTGCDRISNPSTRIAVFGPFNFGKSTLLNALLGDRLLPMDLIPATGAAITVKAGPELRTQINLTDGRQISESGTAILEEYATLDDQRQMRGDVDSIEVQSTAPLLTQGVEFIDLPGTNDQEAQDEIVREQLLQADLVIQVVDGRQLMTLLEREQLRDWLLDQGISTVIFVVNFLNLVEPDDQKQVMTRLRFIAESFRSHLPPGISNLYRVDALPALRSRLQGDGAALTNSGLPMLEAALQSFIATPQQDLIRLRMPRLQKLSEQVTVALQKQVSVLQVKQEEVQQRAEKRSQIKQKAQRLLQQDFRAQTQALQTWLELQNLLNQYQGSATLALQENKFEDWVTQTFRPAWMHHQKAVVSPVHKACEFFEQPRPADLWVAFPPAPSVKSAQTAAPSSSTSGKDVTPVAIATGVGLLLSGPVGAAVLGGASYLLNKKESSGDTQPPASKTGQEEEQIRNYLTQFSQVAFAALQQYQSAAQSILQSAILDKQHINQSQNHQLRLLRSTLEQLQQSC; this is encoded by the coding sequence ATGTCTGAAATACCGCTGGTTCAAACGCTGCAGACGGCTGTAGGTCTATTAGAAGGAAATGAAGAGCTGCGACAGCAGGTTTTGACGGGATGCGATCGCATCTCTAATCCCAGCACTCGCATCGCTGTCTTCGGTCCCTTCAACTTCGGTAAATCAACCCTCCTCAATGCTTTGTTGGGGGACCGACTGCTGCCGATGGATCTGATTCCAGCAACAGGTGCAGCGATTACCGTTAAAGCAGGCCCCGAACTGCGTACGCAAATTAATCTCACGGATGGCCGTCAAATCTCTGAAAGTGGCACAGCAATTCTAGAGGAATACGCCACTCTCGATGATCAACGCCAGATGCGAGGTGATGTGGACTCTATTGAGGTACAGTCAACGGCCCCGTTACTGACTCAGGGCGTCGAGTTTATTGATCTACCGGGTACGAATGATCAGGAAGCACAGGATGAGATCGTTCGGGAGCAACTGCTACAGGCCGATCTAGTGATCCAGGTCGTCGATGGTCGCCAACTGATGACGCTTTTAGAGCGGGAACAGCTTAGAGATTGGCTGCTAGATCAGGGAATCTCCACCGTGATTTTTGTGGTCAACTTTTTGAATCTGGTGGAACCAGACGACCAAAAACAGGTGATGACTCGGCTGCGATTTATTGCCGAGAGCTTTCGGAGCCATCTGCCCCCCGGCATTAGCAATCTCTATCGCGTCGATGCCTTACCCGCCCTCCGGTCTAGACTCCAGGGAGATGGTGCAGCCCTCACAAATTCAGGGTTACCGATGCTAGAGGCAGCCCTCCAGAGCTTTATTGCCACACCTCAGCAGGATTTAATACGGCTGCGAATGCCGCGATTGCAAAAGCTTTCTGAGCAGGTCACTGTAGCACTCCAGAAACAAGTTTCTGTACTCCAAGTCAAGCAGGAAGAAGTGCAACAGCGGGCGGAGAAACGTTCCCAGATTAAGCAGAAGGCCCAAAGGCTTCTACAGCAGGACTTCCGAGCACAAACTCAAGCGCTACAAACTTGGTTAGAACTGCAAAATTTACTCAATCAATATCAAGGCAGCGCTACGTTAGCACTTCAGGAGAACAAATTTGAGGATTGGGTTACTCAAACGTTCCGCCCTGCATGGATGCATCACCAAAAAGCGGTGGTTAGCCCGGTTCATAAAGCCTGTGAGTTTTTTGAGCAGCCCCGTCCTGCTGACCTGTGGGTGGCTTTTCCACCTGCGCCCAGTGTGAAATCGGCTCAGACGGCTGCTCCTTCATCCTCGACATCTGGGAAAGACGTGACCCCAGTTGCGATCGCAACTGGGGTCGGCCTCCTGCTCAGCGGTCCCGTCGGCGCAGCAGTCCTTGGGGGAGCTAGCTATCTTTTGAATAAGAAAGAGAGTTCGGGCGATACTCAACCTCCAGCTTCAAAGACAGGACAGGAGGAAGAACAGATCAGAAACTATCTGACACAATTTAGCCAAGTCGCCTTTGCAGCTCTGCAGCAGTACCAGAGTGCCGCTCAATCTATTCTCCAGTCAGCAATTCTAGACAAACAACATATCAACCAATCGCAAAACCACCAACTACGGCTTCTACGATCAACTCTAGAGCAATTGCAGCAGTCCTGTTAA
- a CDS encoding MoaD/ThiS family protein: MTAVKVMVKLFAAYQEAYGQTEIMLELPVGTTVGEICDRICQPYPELEELKEVTRYGLNLAFVDAGTPVQEGDEVVLIPPVSGG; this comes from the coding sequence ATGACAGCGGTTAAAGTCATGGTGAAGCTGTTTGCGGCTTATCAAGAGGCCTATGGTCAGACAGAGATTATGTTAGAGCTGCCGGTTGGAACGACAGTGGGAGAGATTTGCGATCGCATCTGCCAGCCCTATCCCGAATTAGAGGAGTTGAAGGAGGTCACCCGCTACGGTCTCAATCTAGCCTTCGTGGATGCTGGAACCCCTGTTCAAGAAGGAGATGAAGTCGTCCTGATTCCGCCCGTTAGCGGCGGCTAG
- a CDS encoding citrate synthase: protein MAVCDYSPGLENVPAARSSICFIDGKTGQLEYRGIPITELAQKSSFLETAYLLIWGNLPSQKDFDTFKQEIIHHRRTKYRIRDAMECFPASGHPMDALQASVAALGLFYSQRKLDDPAYMRESIVRLLAKLPTMVAAFRHLRKGNDPIKPRDDLDHTANFLYMLNEQEPHPLQAQVFDTCLLLHAEHSLNASTFSARVTGSTLTDPYAIVASAVGTLGGPLHGGANETVIPMLNEIGTVENVRPYLDQKLAQGEKIMGFGHRIYRVKDPRAKILQGLAEQLSETFGCDRYYGIAQELEKAVEERLGDRKIYANIEFYSGLIYRQLGIPSDLFTPIFATARTVGWLAHWKEQLEANRIYRPTQIYAGQHDQGYIPVVERAG, encoded by the coding sequence ATGGCAGTTTGCGACTATTCTCCTGGCCTAGAAAACGTGCCAGCAGCTCGATCGAGCATCTGCTTTATCGACGGCAAAACCGGACAGCTCGAATATCGCGGCATTCCGATCACTGAGCTGGCCCAGAAGAGCAGCTTTCTAGAAACGGCCTACTTATTGATTTGGGGCAACCTGCCCAGCCAAAAAGACTTCGACACCTTTAAGCAAGAGATTATTCATCACCGCCGCACAAAATATCGCATTCGAGATGCGATGGAGTGCTTCCCGGCCAGCGGACACCCAATGGATGCACTCCAGGCTTCCGTAGCAGCTCTGGGCCTATTTTATTCGCAGCGGAAGCTCGACGACCCAGCCTACATGCGGGAGTCGATTGTGCGCCTGCTAGCAAAGCTACCGACGATGGTGGCAGCCTTCCGGCATTTGCGTAAAGGTAACGACCCAATCAAGCCTCGTGATGACCTCGACCACACCGCTAACTTTCTCTACATGCTCAACGAGCAGGAACCTCATCCACTGCAGGCCCAAGTCTTCGATACCTGTCTGCTGCTCCATGCCGAACATTCACTAAACGCTTCCACCTTCTCAGCAAGAGTCACTGGCTCGACACTCACAGATCCCTACGCGATCGTGGCATCGGCAGTGGGAACACTGGGGGGGCCACTCCACGGAGGCGCGAATGAAACCGTGATTCCAATGCTCAATGAAATTGGCACTGTGGAAAATGTACGCCCCTACCTCGATCAAAAGCTGGCTCAAGGTGAGAAAATTATGGGGTTCGGCCACCGGATTTATCGCGTCAAAGACCCTCGGGCTAAGATCTTGCAGGGGTTAGCGGAACAGCTATCAGAGACCTTTGGTTGCGATCGCTACTATGGCATCGCCCAAGAACTCGAAAAAGCTGTCGAAGAGCGTCTTGGAGACCGCAAGATCTACGCCAACATCGAGTTTTACTCTGGCTTAATTTACCGACAGCTCGGCATTCCGTCAGATTTGTTTACGCCCATTTTTGCGACAGCCCGGACCGTCGGCTGGCTAGCCCACTGGAAAGAACAGCTCGAAGCCAATCGTATTTACCGCCCCACCCAAATTTACGCAGGCCAACATGATCAAGGATATATTCCTGTCGTCGAGAGAGCGGGATAA
- the cysH gene encoding phosphoadenosine phosphosulfate reductase — protein sequence MTQGTIYLAEQLDVATLNQQFAAAHPKSILMWCLENIEQGLVQSTAFGAGGMVIMDLLYQDLNPSPAVPVIFLDTLHHFPETLALAEQSRERYGLELRIYQPQGFQQQDVFAAHYGEALWEQDLEQYHQITKVEPLQRALQDLNVTAWITGRRRDQSATRTEMEIFEWDSQGRLKVNPLAAWSYKDVWRYVVGNDVLYNPLYDQGYASIGDQPLTTIVQDGEHERAGRWRGAGRLECGMHA from the coding sequence ATGACTCAAGGCACAATCTATCTAGCTGAACAGCTAGATGTTGCAACCCTTAACCAGCAGTTCGCGGCAGCCCATCCGAAAAGCATCCTGATGTGGTGCCTAGAAAACATTGAGCAAGGCCTGGTGCAGAGTACCGCCTTTGGTGCTGGTGGCATGGTGATCATGGATCTCCTTTATCAGGATCTCAATCCATCCCCTGCAGTTCCCGTGATTTTTCTAGATACGCTGCATCATTTTCCTGAGACCTTAGCGCTGGCAGAGCAGTCCCGCGAACGCTATGGGTTAGAGCTACGCATCTATCAACCCCAGGGATTCCAGCAGCAAGATGTCTTTGCGGCCCACTACGGCGAGGCGCTTTGGGAACAAGACCTGGAGCAGTACCACCAGATTACAAAGGTCGAGCCACTCCAGAGAGCACTGCAGGACTTAAACGTAACCGCCTGGATTACGGGTCGTCGTCGGGACCAGTCAGCAACCCGCACAGAAATGGAAATTTTTGAGTGGGATTCACAGGGGCGGCTCAAAGTTAATCCGCTGGCGGCTTGGAGTTATAAAGATGTTTGGCGCTATGTGGTGGGGAACGATGTTCTCTACAATCCGCTTTACGATCAGGGATATGCGAGTATTGGCGACCAGCCGCTAACGACAATTGTGCAAGATGGCGAACATGAGCGGGCCGGACGCTGGCGGGGTGCTGGTCGCCTCGAATGTGGAATGCATGCTTAG